From the Lolium rigidum isolate FL_2022 chromosome 2, APGP_CSIRO_Lrig_0.1, whole genome shotgun sequence genome, one window contains:
- the LOC124686095 gene encoding putative glycine-rich cell wall structural protein 1 isoform X1, translated as MASAKLAALGFIVLLSIGLANAGRVARYSSSQGTGSGEGGGGGEVSGGGSGSGSGAGFGQSSSSGAHASSGGGGEGSGHSQPGGTGSGSGSGAGSGYGGYNGEYYNGGYSDVGESSSSGGSGGGGGGGQATGGYYGSSGYGSGSGYGSGSSDASNNYYYGYRNANAYSNGGGSGSGQGTNGGNGGGSGAGSGFGNANP; from the exons ATGGCAAGCGCTAAACTAGCTGCTCTCGGGTTCATTGTACTCTTGAGCATTGGATTGGCCAATGCTGGAAGGGTGGCTAGATACTCTAGTTCTCAAGGAACAGGATCTGGAGAGGGAGGGGGTGGGGGTGAAGTGAGTGGTGGTGGCTCAGGATCAGGGAGTGGAGCTGGTTTTGGCCAGAGTTCAAGCAGTGGTGCACATGCAAGCAGTGGAGGTGGAGGTGAAGGGAGTGGCCATAGCCAGCCCGGCGGTACTGGATCCGGCAGCGGGTCCGGTGCCGGCTCAGGATATGGTGGTTATAATGGTGAATATTATAATGGTGGATAT AGTGATGTTGGTGAATCTTCCAGCTCAGGCggtagcggtggtggtggtggtggaggacaaGCAACCGGGGGGTATTATGGATCTAGTGGCTATGGATCTGGTAGTGGCTATGGATCCGGCTCTAGTGATGCAAGTAATAACTACTATTATGGATATCGTAATGCAAATGCATATTCTAATGGTGGTGGTAGTGGAAGCGGACAGGGCACCAATGGTGGGAACGGAGGCGGCAGCGGCGCTGGATCTGGTTTTGGCAATGCCAACCCGTAA
- the LOC124686095 gene encoding putative glycine-rich cell wall structural protein 1 isoform X3: MASAKLAALGFIVLLSIGLANAGRVARYSSSQGTGSGEGGGGGEVSGGGSGSGSGAGFGQSSSSGAHASSGGGGEGSGHSQPGGTGSGSGSGAGSGSAESPMYIYESDVGESSSSGGSGGGGGGGQATGGYYGSSGYGSGSGYGSGSSDASNNYYYGYRNANAYSNGGGSGSGQGTNGGNGGGSGAGSGFGNANP; encoded by the exons ATGGCAAGCGCTAAACTAGCTGCTCTCGGGTTCATTGTACTCTTGAGCATTGGATTGGCCAATGCTGGAAGGGTGGCTAGATACTCTAGTTCTCAAGGAACAGGATCTGGAGAGGGAGGGGGTGGGGGTGAAGTGAGTGGTGGTGGCTCAGGATCAGGGAGTGGAGCTGGTTTTGGCCAGAGTTCAAGCAGTGGTGCACATGCAAGCAGTGGAGGTGGAGGTGAAGGGAGTGGCCATAGCCAGCCCGGCGGTACTGGATCCGGCAGCGGGTCCGGTGCCGGCTCAGG GTCGGCTGAGTCTCCAATGTATATATATGAAAGTGATGTTGGTGAATCTTCCAGCTCAGGCggtagcggtggtggtggtggtggaggacaaGCAACCGGGGGGTATTATGGATCTAGTGGCTATGGATCTGGTAGTGGCTATGGATCCGGCTCTAGTGATGCAAGTAATAACTACTATTATGGATATCGTAATGCAAATGCATATTCTAATGGTGGTGGTAGTGGAAGCGGACAGGGCACCAATGGTGGGAACGGAGGCGGCAGCGGCGCTGGATCTGGTTTTGGCAATGCCAACCCGTAA
- the LOC124686095 gene encoding putative glycine-rich cell wall structural protein 1 isoform X5 translates to MASAKLAALGFIVLLSIGLANAGRVARYSSSQGTGSGEGGGGGEVSGGGSGSGSGAGFGQSSSSGAHASSGGGGEGSGHSQPGGTGSGSGSGAGSGYGGYNGEYYNGVGESSSSGGSGGGGGGGQATGGYYGSSGYGSGSGYGSGSSDASNNYYYGYRNANAYSNGGGSGSGQGTNGGNGGGSGAGSGFGNANP, encoded by the exons ATGGCAAGCGCTAAACTAGCTGCTCTCGGGTTCATTGTACTCTTGAGCATTGGATTGGCCAATGCTGGAAGGGTGGCTAGATACTCTAGTTCTCAAGGAACAGGATCTGGAGAGGGAGGGGGTGGGGGTGAAGTGAGTGGTGGTGGCTCAGGATCAGGGAGTGGAGCTGGTTTTGGCCAGAGTTCAAGCAGTGGTGCACATGCAAGCAGTGGAGGTGGAGGTGAAGGGAGTGGCCATAGCCAGCCCGGCGGTACTGGATCCGGCAGCGGGTCCGGTGCCGGCTCAGGATATGGTGGTTATAATGGTGAATATTATAATGG TGTTGGTGAATCTTCCAGCTCAGGCggtagcggtggtggtggtggtggaggacaaGCAACCGGGGGGTATTATGGATCTAGTGGCTATGGATCTGGTAGTGGCTATGGATCCGGCTCTAGTGATGCAAGTAATAACTACTATTATGGATATCGTAATGCAAATGCATATTCTAATGGTGGTGGTAGTGGAAGCGGACAGGGCACCAATGGTGGGAACGGAGGCGGCAGCGGCGCTGGATCTGGTTTTGGCAATGCCAACCCGTAA
- the LOC124686095 gene encoding putative glycine-rich cell wall structural protein 1 isoform X2, which translates to MASAKLAALGFIVLLSIGLANAGRVARYSSSQGTGSGEGGGGGEVSGGGSGSGSGAGFGQSSSSGAHASSGGGGEGSGHSQPGGTGSGSGSGAGSGYGGYAESPMYIYESDVGESSSSGGSGGGGGGGQATGGYYGSSGYGSGSGYGSGSSDASNNYYYGYRNANAYSNGGGSGSGQGTNGGNGGGSGAGSGFGNANP; encoded by the exons ATGGCAAGCGCTAAACTAGCTGCTCTCGGGTTCATTGTACTCTTGAGCATTGGATTGGCCAATGCTGGAAGGGTGGCTAGATACTCTAGTTCTCAAGGAACAGGATCTGGAGAGGGAGGGGGTGGGGGTGAAGTGAGTGGTGGTGGCTCAGGATCAGGGAGTGGAGCTGGTTTTGGCCAGAGTTCAAGCAGTGGTGCACATGCAAGCAGTGGAGGTGGAGGTGAAGGGAGTGGCCATAGCCAGCCCGGCGGTACTGGATCCGGCAGCGGGTCCGGTGCCGGCTCAGGATATGGTGGTTAT GCTGAGTCTCCAATGTATATATATGAAAGTGATGTTGGTGAATCTTCCAGCTCAGGCggtagcggtggtggtggtggtggaggacaaGCAACCGGGGGGTATTATGGATCTAGTGGCTATGGATCTGGTAGTGGCTATGGATCCGGCTCTAGTGATGCAAGTAATAACTACTATTATGGATATCGTAATGCAAATGCATATTCTAATGGTGGTGGTAGTGGAAGCGGACAGGGCACCAATGGTGGGAACGGAGGCGGCAGCGGCGCTGGATCTGGTTTTGGCAATGCCAACCCGTAA
- the LOC124686095 gene encoding putative glycine-rich cell wall structural protein 1 isoform X6 → MASAKLAALGFIVLLSIGLANAGRVARYSSSQGTGSGEGGGGGEVSGGGSGSGSGAGFGQSSSSGAHASSGGGGEGSGHSQPGGTGSGSGSGAGSGYGGYNGEYYNGGGESSSSGGSGGGGGGGQATGGYYGSSGYGSGSGYGSGSSDASNNYYYGYRNANAYSNGGGSGSGQGTNGGNGGGSGAGSGFGNANP, encoded by the exons ATGGCAAGCGCTAAACTAGCTGCTCTCGGGTTCATTGTACTCTTGAGCATTGGATTGGCCAATGCTGGAAGGGTGGCTAGATACTCTAGTTCTCAAGGAACAGGATCTGGAGAGGGAGGGGGTGGGGGTGAAGTGAGTGGTGGTGGCTCAGGATCAGGGAGTGGAGCTGGTTTTGGCCAGAGTTCAAGCAGTGGTGCACATGCAAGCAGTGGAGGTGGAGGTGAAGGGAGTGGCCATAGCCAGCCCGGCGGTACTGGATCCGGCAGCGGGTCCGGTGCCGGCTCAGGATATGGTGGTTATAATGGTGAATATTATAATGGTGG TGGTGAATCTTCCAGCTCAGGCggtagcggtggtggtggtggtggaggacaaGCAACCGGGGGGTATTATGGATCTAGTGGCTATGGATCTGGTAGTGGCTATGGATCCGGCTCTAGTGATGCAAGTAATAACTACTATTATGGATATCGTAATGCAAATGCATATTCTAATGGTGGTGGTAGTGGAAGCGGACAGGGCACCAATGGTGGGAACGGAGGCGGCAGCGGCGCTGGATCTGGTTTTGGCAATGCCAACCCGTAA
- the LOC124686095 gene encoding putative glycine-rich cell wall structural protein 1 isoform X4, whose protein sequence is MASAKLAALGFIVLLSIGLANAGRVARYSSSQGTGSGEGGGGGEVSGGGSGSGSGAGFGQSSSSGAHASSGGGGEGSGHSQPGGTGSGSGSGAGSGYGGYNGEYYNGGYGESSSSGGSGGGGGGGQATGGYYGSSGYGSGSGYGSGSSDASNNYYYGYRNANAYSNGGGSGSGQGTNGGNGGGSGAGSGFGNANP, encoded by the exons ATGGCAAGCGCTAAACTAGCTGCTCTCGGGTTCATTGTACTCTTGAGCATTGGATTGGCCAATGCTGGAAGGGTGGCTAGATACTCTAGTTCTCAAGGAACAGGATCTGGAGAGGGAGGGGGTGGGGGTGAAGTGAGTGGTGGTGGCTCAGGATCAGGGAGTGGAGCTGGTTTTGGCCAGAGTTCAAGCAGTGGTGCACATGCAAGCAGTGGAGGTGGAGGTGAAGGGAGTGGCCATAGCCAGCCCGGCGGTACTGGATCCGGCAGCGGGTCCGGTGCCGGCTCAGGATATGGTGGTTATAATGGTGAATATTATAATGGTGGATA TGGTGAATCTTCCAGCTCAGGCggtagcggtggtggtggtggtggaggacaaGCAACCGGGGGGTATTATGGATCTAGTGGCTATGGATCTGGTAGTGGCTATGGATCCGGCTCTAGTGATGCAAGTAATAACTACTATTATGGATATCGTAATGCAAATGCATATTCTAATGGTGGTGGTAGTGGAAGCGGACAGGGCACCAATGGTGGGAACGGAGGCGGCAGCGGCGCTGGATCTGGTTTTGGCAATGCCAACCCGTAA